The genomic window ATTTACTGAGGCTTTATCAGCTTTTAGAACAGCTATATCTTATCGTTTTGTTAGCTGGCTTCAAGAAAACATTGACGTATTCGCCTTACACCTGGCTAATTTAGGGCTTGTTTGGGCTTGAACGAAGTTCAAGTCCCGTTAGAACAGGACTTACGCGGAGACACTAAATGCAGGGGCAGGCACAGGGGGATTGCCCCTACAGGTGATCCTCACGAAAATCCTTTTGTGATGGCGCTACCAGTTCCCTGAAACATTATCCACGACAAGAAAAAGTTAGAAATAAAAATCATAAGTAGAGATGTCACCACAGCAGCAGTTGTAGATTGACCAACTCCCTTTGCTCCTCCTGTAGTTGTTAAGCCCCAACTACAACCAATTACAGAAATGAGTGAGCCAAAGAAAAATGCCTTAATTACGGCACTAAATAAATCCCAAGTGTCTAAAAAGTTACGTGCAGAATCTAGAAATGTCTTTTGTGAAAGATCGTATAAATTGGTAGCAATAAAAACTCCTCCACTCATGCCGATAATGATTGACAAAATAGTTAAAATTGGCAACATTAAGCAGCAAGCAATTACACGGGGAATAACTAAATAATCAATTGGGTCAGTTTTGAGAATATAGAGAGCATCAATTTGCTCTGTAACGCGCATCGTACCAATTTCAGCCGCAAACGCCGATCCAACTCGCCCTGCTACAATTACAGCCGTCAGTACTGGAGCTAGTTCACGGGTTAATGCTAACGCTAAGACACCGCCGACGGCGTTGCCTGCGCCTAAGCTAATAAACTCGCGTGCTACTTGAATAGTGAAAACCATGCCAACGGTAAGCGCCGTTAGCATGGCAATTAACAGTGACCCTGGGCCAACTGCTGCCATTTGGTCGAGGGTGTTGTAACGATTAATTTTTCCTGTGAATACATGAATTAGCACCTGCCCGCCCAAAAGAATCGCGGCTAGCAAGCGCTGAAACCATATCCCTAAACTAAAATCAGAAGTTTTTTCACTCACGCAAAGTTAATGATGTTTTTTAGGCTATTTTATGATGATTATCTAATTCAAAATTTTATTTTTGAATTTCTGAGTTGCGGGTTTTCCACGCCAATTCCAACAGTTGAGACCAACGTTTTTGGACTTGTTTAACTGTCCATTTGAGGGTTTTAGCAATCTCATCATCGCTTTTTTGAGCTTGTTTAAGTTGCAATAGTTGCTGTTGTTGGGAGGAAAGTTGCTCGAAAAAGGCTTGCCACTGCTGAGTTGGCATACCTAGCTTTTGGTCGATTTCTGCGCCTAACCATTGATGTACCAATTCCCAATGGGAAGCACGGGCAAATTTTTCGACATGGTACTTAAAACGCTGTTGCAGGTAGTCACGTTCGCGTGGTGTCAGACCTAGAATAGAGTCAATTTCTGGCACTGAGAGGTCTGCCATTTTTAAGACTAGGTAATCTACGCAGTCAGACTGACCTTGAGATTCTAAGTATTGCAGTAATTCAGAGACAACGCGATCGCGCAATACTGCATCAGTGGGATCAGGAGTCGAGGCGACTAACTGCGATCGCACTTGTTGCATTGCTGGTGAACGATGTTGCAGTTCACCTTCCTCACTCTTAGCAGACTCAAACGCCTGTTCAATATCTATAGCAGTTTCTGCGGGCTGGCGTTTCGCAAAACTTTGTGCGCGTAGCACAATTAGTTGCTGGCTATACCCATTTGGTAAAGTTATCCGGCGCTTGGCGTATAAATCGGTAAACGCCATATATTCTGAGAGTTCTAGCAGAGTGCGAGGAGTGTAATTATTAGGTAACTGATTTTCGCGGCGGAAAGCTTTGAGGGATTCCGCATAAAACTCCTGCATAAAATCTTCAATTAAGCTGTAGCGAGCTTGAAAACCTAGATGGGATTGTGGCGGTGATACATAACGATAAACTATAGCACTGAGGATGCTGTGTAGTTCAATACGCCCTTGTTTAGAGCCTAAGTTGTAGTAAGATAAGCACTTTTGCAAGCGATGACGTGCTAAGGAAATTTGCCAAGAACGAACCTCACCAGAATTCTGAATGCGATCGCTCTTAGAGCAAATTCGATCCACTTCCATTGCTATTCTGCTTGCCACTGACTGCATTCGGGATGCCGAACCGATTTGCGATCGCAGTTCCTCAACCAACAACTCAGTCAGGTTCTGCATCTGTGTTTCCCTCACTGATAATGGCTGAGGGTCGGTATTACTTGTGGAAGTTTCAGTGAGTAAATTTGTTGTGTTGGTATTCATGGTAGCGCCCCTGATGACTACAGTTATCGAATGCAGCGACACCAGAGAGGGATTGCAATTGTGGGTGCCCTCCACAAGGTTTCACCGTCTCAACTGTCTACAATTCGACTGTATGCCCTTACAAATGTTTTTTGGGCAGAGCTTGTGTCACTAAATATTAAGTAACTATTACGCTCCGCCAAACCACCTACAGCAACATAAATGCGATATCTAGCTGTAAGCCTTGACTGCAAAGGCATTCCGGCTGTTAATAACTCGCTTAATACCTGCAAACACCAAGACGTTTACAGGCTTGGTAGTGGACACTCAGCAGAAGTGGCTTGATAATTTATTTGTAGTCAGTCATCTGTAGTCGGTGATTTATAACCTATAGTTTTTTAATAGAATTTTTAATCAATTATTAATTACTAATTCTCAATAACCGATGACCAACGAGCAATTATCAATTACCAATTCTCAATAACCGATGACCGATTAGAGATTGCCGATTGGTGTCGCCCAATTCATTACTTCCTCCCAACCTAGACCTTTACGCACCATCACAGGTTCCTCGCTTGTCAAATCTAAAATAGTAGACACTTCCATCGCAGGTTCAGTGCCATTGTCCACAATTACATCGACCAATTTATCTAACTCGTCAAATAGCTGGACTCGCTCCATACCTAATGTAGGGGCATTTCCATCATTATCAAGTAGGTGGGCGGAAGTAGAAATAATTGGATTTTCTAAAGCATTTAACAGTGCCACACACACTGGATGATTTGGAACCCTAATGCCAGTCGTTTTGCGTTTAGGATTTTGGACTAGCTTGGGTACTAACTTTGTAGCAGGCAGCAGGAATGTATATGGCCCTGGAATCAAATGCTTCATCAGGCGGTAGGCAGCATCGCTTACCTGGGCATATTGAGCAATATTAGACAACGAATGGCACAAAAATGTTAGGGGCTTATCATTAGATAGCTGCTTAATCCGTCGCACACGCTCTACTGCTGATTTGGAGTTGATGTCACAGCCAATCGCGTAGACAGTATCAGTGGGATATAACATCACAGCGCCATTTCGCAGGGCATTAATAATCTGTTCTATTCGGCGCGTTTGGGGCGTATCAGGATGAATTGTGTAAAGAGTAGCCATTCTAACAATTATCAATTAACAATTATCAATTAACAGTGTCCTATGATTAAGTTAGCGTATCTTCAATGTCCAACGGGAATTGCTGGCGATATGTTTCTTGGGGCGCTAGTAGATGTCGGTGTTCCGTTGGAATATTTAATTGAAAAGCTCCTCTGTTTGGGTATTGAGTCTGAGTACCAATTAAGAGCAGAAAAAGTTTATCGTAATCAACAATTGGCGACGAAAGTATATGTGGATTTATTGCGCCAACATTCTCACGATCATCACCATCACTCTCATGGTCACAGACATTTACCAGAAATAGAACAACTAATTCAGGCAGCTAATTTACCATCACGGACAGCAGAGTGGAGTCTTGCTATTTTTCGACGTTTGGCATCTTCAGAAGGCGCAGTTCATGGTGTAGCGCCAGAAGAAGTACATTTTCATGAGGTGGGTGCTACAGATGCAATTATTGATATTGTCGGCACTTGCTTAGGGTTGGATTGGCTGGGAATTGAGCAGTTATACTGTTCTGCTTTACCCACAGGCGGTGGTACAGTCAAGGCGGCTCATGGTGTATTGCCTGTGCCTGTACCAGCAGTATTAAAGTTGTATGAATCGCGGCAGGTTCCAGTTTACAGCAATGGCATTGAGAAAGAATTAGTTACGCCAACTGGAGCCGCGATCGCAGTTACTTTAGCAACTCAATTTGGTTACCCGCCAGCAATGACTATTCAATGTATTGGATTAGGTGCTGGTTCTCGCGACTTACCCATTCCTAATATTCTGCAACTGTGGGTTGGAGAAGCAGTTAGTAACTCGGAAATGGAAACTAAGCTTGATATCAATCGCCAATCACCTCATTTAGAAACTATTTCAGTCTTAGAAACCCAAATTGATGATTTGAGTCCTCAAGCAATTGGCTATGTATTTGAAGCATTATTTGCTGTGGGTGCGGTGGATGTATTTACTCAACCAATCGGGATGAAAAAATCTCGCCCTGGTGTTTTATTAACTGTTATTTGCCATCCAGAAAAATTGTCTGCTTGTGAAACAGTTATTTTCCAAGAAACTACTACATTAGGTATTAGACGCTTTACCCAGCAACGAGCAATTTTAGAGCGAGAAATTCAGCAGGTACAGACAGAATATGGTTTGGTTCGCGTTAAAGTTGCTTGGAGTGAGCATCTTGGTAAAAAAACTATCCAAAATGTCCAGCCAGAATATGAAGATTGTGCAGAGTTAGCAAGGGTAAATCAACTTCCTTGGCGCGAAATTCATCAGATAGCACTCAACAATTTTTATTCTGAAACCATTGCCAACACGGGCTTGGAAAAAAGCTGATGGCTGACTGCTGACAGCTATAAAAAACCAGCCAGGTGCTTGTGGCGAACCTGACTGGAATTTAGGAACTCTTGCTAAAGGCTTGTTAATACCTACTGGTTATTAATCAATACCATTACAAACTTGCTCTAATTCACGCATTTGCTTAACGACCATTAGTCTTAACTTTATTGTGAATAGCGCTGGAACCGTCTTCGACTGTATCTTGAGCTTGAACTTTCTGACCGATTTCTTTACCACTGTCAGAAACTTTGTCTAAGCCTTTCTTAGCAGCATTGAAACCATTATTAACAGTATCGGGCGCAGCTTGTTTAGCTCCCTCTACAGCATTTCCTGTATTTTCTTTGATATTTTGAGTTCCTTTCTTTGTCCCTTGAGCGAAATCTTCTACTGTACCTTGAGCTTTGTCTTTTGCTTTGTCAGTACTGCGATCAATGTTCTTGTTAAAATCTCTGGCATTTTCAGCTTTCTTCTCAAGAATACGTTTGGTGTTGCCTCCAACACTGCCGCTTTGATCAATAACGTTACTTTCAGCATTATCGATCAGACCCTTAGTTTTAGCAGCAGCTTCTGAGGTGTCTTTACGAGGATCAACATCACTAAAGTCATTCATCCCACCTTTATAGCGAGAAGTTTGAGACTCAGAAGGTACTTCTGGTCTAACTTGATCGGCAGTTTTTGCCATTACTCCAGTGCTACCGCAGGCTGTACTAACGAACAGTATAATTGCAGACAAAAATACTGTAATTACTTTGCCTATACGCAGATTTTTGAACCAATTAGTTATTTTATTCATCAAACAACTCCTTTTGTGATTTTTGAGTGAATTTAGCTGCCAACTTCTACAAATTTTGAAAAACAATTATTGTACTCGTTGGCAAATGATAGATGTTAAATTTCAAAGGTTAACTTAAGACCCTGCTGTTGTAATTATTTCTCTAAAGCAGGATTTCTTTTCGCTTCGGGTCTTGCGCTTGCTTCATCAGCCTTGTCTTTGATAAAGGCAGAAGCATCTTTGAAGGTATCACCTACTCGCTCCAAGATGTCGGCATCAGGCTCAGAGCGTTTGAGGATGGGTTGGGGTTGAGCAGGAATTTGTGGGGCTTGTAGTACTTTTGCGGAACCAGGTGTAATTTCACGATTTTGGCTGTTATTACCGCCAGAACCTGGGTAAAGTAACTGGTCGCTATTGGCAGCAATCAGTTGTGGAGAAATTACTTGTAAGTCGGCGCGATCGCGCTTTGTACTGCTTTTACCGCCTACGCTAGGGTCGGTAGACATCTTGTAATTTGTATAACCATCACCATCGCCCTTATGAGGATTGTTGGCTCCTCCAAGTTGTACAGGCGGGTTTTCAGGGCGTGCGCCTACGGCATTGCCGCTATTGCAAGCGCTGGTAAAAAATAGTGCAAATCCTACGAAAAATACACTTAAAATTTGACGGAGCCGCACTCTTTTGAATAAATTACTTAACTGTTTCACACTTTCCTCCAATTACCTAACCAACCATCCAAGATTAAAGATGAAAAGCCTATTGATTCATCTAGCCTAAGTCACATTGTCAGTCATACTGAAATGACTTTTCTCTAACTAGAGAGAGATAATTCATAATAGTTATATTTGCATAGAGTTAATAGCAAAATTTTATTTAAGAATTGTTTAAAAAAAGTATTCTTTTGCTCAGTTTATGTTTCTAAAAATAAAAGAGGGCTTGAGATAGATATTTTCAAGCCCTCTCTAGTTTATTTGTAGTTTTAGGTTGTTTTTTGGTCATGGGTCATTTAAAAACAAACCAAACAGCCAACGGCTGGCCGTTGACTGCTGAATAGCACTAATGCTTAGGAATGCTTAGGAATTATTTTTTAGTAACGGGTTCCAGTTCCAGTTCCAGTATTTACTTCGCCTGGTTCGCGGTAGCGTGTAGGTTCATGATTTGTTTTCTTAGCTAAACCAGCCAGACCTAGTAGACCTAGCAAACCTAACCAGCCCCAATCGAAATCGCGATCGCCTTGTTGGGTGTTATCTACAGTAGTTTGAGTTGTGCCAGTGGTGGTATCAGTACCAGTACCAGTACCAGTGCCACTGCCAGTTTGAGCATAACTAGGCATAGCTAAGGTTCCCATAGCCAAACCCATGCTAAGAACGCCAGCACCGACAAATTTTGATAAAGTAGTACGTTTCATATTAAAAGATTCTCCTCTTCTACAGCCTGAAAAATTTTTGCCAGCAGCTAAATAAGTTGTAATGTCTGATAAAACTGAGCTAGGCATCTATAAATCAGATTATTGGTTTATACTAAATTCCGAATCCGTCTAGGGCTATAAAGGTACTATGGTTTAAACTATGACTGAAGGCGTAGAGAATATCAGATATTAATTTAAGGATTATAAGTGTGCGATTAATTGTGTGTTATTTGATAGTTTTATAAGTTAATTGGTAGAAGGCTAAAATCAGCCGCTACTGTTCAATCTGAGCATTAAACTGATTTGTATATATAACTTGAGACGTAAGGAGTAATTGTAGTTATCCTAACAGTCGGAAAAAATTATTTGGTAGATATTAAGTTGCTGTTATGAGGAAAGTTTGGTCAGACTTCAAGCCTTACCTGCGTTGGGTAATCATTGGCGGGACGCTGTTTTTTTTGCTCCAAGCTTTGAAAGATCATGCTTCAGAAGTCGCAGCAATTCGAGTTAATGGGGGAGGATGGGTAACTTTAGCAATCGCACTTTTGGTGACAATTATCGCTCATACTTGGTCGGGCTGGGTCTGGGGTGGGATTTTAAACTCACTCAATCAACCCGTGAGTATGGGATGGGTAATTCCGGTTTACCTCAAAACTAATCTTGCTAAGTATTTACCTGGTAATGTCTGGCACTTTTATGGTCGCATTGTGGCGGTGACAAATGCCGGAGGTACAATAGGTGCTGCTACTTTAAGTGTTTTACTCGAACCATTATTAATGGCGGCGGCGGCTTTACTAATGGCTGTTAGTGGAAGTCAGCTATCCACAGAAAGTCGCACTTTACAAGTTATTTGTTTAATTGTCGTAGGCGTTGGGATTCATCCGCGCATTTTAAACTTATTTATTCAGTTAATGAGTCGTTTCAAGGGAAAAGCAACTGACGCGGACATAGTTAAGTTAAAACAATACCCGTTTTTGCCTTTATTAGGAGAATTATGCTTTTTGGTGTTGCGTGGGAACGGTTTTTTATTAACTTTGATGGCGTTAACACCTGTGAATTTTAACCAAATTCCTCAATTGTTGAGTGCGTTTAGTACGGCATGGGTGTTGGGTTTAGTTATTCCTGGCGCACCTGGGGGAATTGGAGTGTTTGAAGCTACTGCAATCGCACTTTTAGATCAACAATTTTCCCCAGCTTTATTGATCGGCGTTGTTGCTTTATTCCGTGTTATCAGTATTTTAGCAGAAGCGATCGCTGCTGGAATAGCTACTTTAACAGAGCAATTATTTTTGATTAAATAGCTTCGTCATCTGTTCAGGAGAGAGTTCTATCTTTTTCTGTGGCTTAATTTGAGCAAAAATCCGATAAGCTTCTAGCTGCTCATCTAATTGGGTGTCTGATGCCTCATTTTCCATGCTCACTAAATTATAGTGGACATCTTCAGCATAAATTGCAAAGGTAATATTAAAAATTTCCATAAAGCTGATTATCCATTTACAATCTTCTTCAGGTTGGTTTCTATAATATTCAATTAAATTTCCTATACAATTTTCCATGTGGATTCGGGAATTACGACAAATTAATATTATTTTCAGTAAAACAATAACTAAATTAAGAGGACTACCATGAGCAATTAACAACACAAATAATTGTGTAGGTTCTTGCTTATTTTCTGTAGTAATGTACTCAATCACTCGATTACAAGTTCTAAGTATTAAAGCTTCATCTATAACATCTTCGTCATACTCTTCATATAATTGGGCAAATTTTTCCGTTAGTTTTTCCGTTAAAATTTCCGCAAATTCTTTGTTAGTTCCTGCAAAATTTAAATATTTAATTAAATTAATTTTAAAAGAACTATAAAAAACATTCTCAGTTTGCTCAAGAAAAATATGTGATAAATTTGTATAATCAAATAAATTTTTTTGTCCTACAATTGTTTTAATAATGCGTAAAACTTCATCTCCTAAATTGGTAGGATTTTCTGGCATATCATACTTACAAGCAGCAGATTGAGAACGCACTGTATACATTGCTAAATCAAATTTAAACTTTTCTTTAAGTTTTTTATACAGCGCTTTAGCTGCCTCACGCTGTTCTATGGGATTATTGAGATCTGCATACTGTGTAACTAACAGATAAGGTGTATATCTATTAGCCCAATGAGTTTGATTATTTGTTTCATATTTGGACACGAATACTTGTAATGCCTGATAATCCTTGCTATTCACAAAGGTATTCAACCATCTTCTCAGTCTACTTACACTAAGGGATAAACTTTTTTTACTAATTTCTTTATCTAAAAATAATTCTAATAATTCTTTAATATATTTATAATTTCTGGAAGCATCCCAATTGTTAATTAAAATATAACAAGAACGCTTGATTGTGTTTATAAATTCAGCTTCGTCGTTAGCAAATATTAACTTATTTAAACTTTTTAAAGCGTCAGTATTAATTTTGTTGGGTTGGCAATCAATAAATAATTTTTTAAACTCGATCAAAACGTCTTCTGGCGACCATTGCTTAATTAGAGCTAGCCAAAATCTATAAATTTCTTCCTGAGATTCTTGTAAATCTAAGTTATTTTTTGAGTTGGTCATAATATCATTACCATGATTACTGACTAGCATTTTTTGGCTATACTCCTTTTCTATATTTAAAGATTTATTCGTCTAAGGATTGAGATTTAATTTGATTAATTTCTTGTTGTAATTTTTCAATTTGCCGTTTCAATATTTCTACATCAGTTGGTGACGCTTCTGAGGTGACGTTAACCGCTTGGGTTGTAGTCTGTTGGTAATTGCCTTGTCTAATTTGGCGATATTCTTCTGAGTTCGCCCATTCTTGTAAGTGGCGAATTCTTTCAACTGTAAATGGATGAGTAGTAAATACGCCTTGAGAGATATTATTATAAAGTAAGAATTTATAAATTTGATTAAGGCTATCTTCGTCTAATTCTTGATATTTTTGTGCTTGAGATTTAAATTCATCTAAGCTACATTCTTTGGCATATCGAACACTTCCACCAGCCATTTTCATCATTGAGTGCATTACTGGGTTAACATCATCCATAACTAAGAGAGCAGCTCTATCGGCTGATAGTTCGGCTTTTCGTAGCCATTCATAAAATGCTAAAATTAAACCTCTATTGAAGATGTTACCGATCCCAAAAGTTAAATCTCCAATAAAAAAAGCGGCTTCCATTAACCAGCGTGCCATCTGAATTAAGGTTGTATGACCACATTTAATATGCCCTAATTCGTGAGCTAAGACCGACCGAATTTCTGATTCATCTAATAAGTCTAAAAGTGCTGAATTGAGGATCACACAAGGTTGTTCTTGACCGATTGCTTGAGCGTTAACTAGAGGGTTTTGAGCAACAAACAAAGCTGGTTGTGGATAAATATCTAAATCACGAACGCATTCTCTAAATATGTGATATATAGTGGGATACTGGCGCGGCCCTACCTGAATGCTATTACCCATTAAAAAGACGAATTGCGGTTTCTCGTAGACAAATTCCACAAATTTACGGGCAACGACATCAAAACCTGGCAAATTGCGTAAAGCTTTTTCAGCTTCCTTGTCTAGGGGATGACGGAAAGCTTCGCTTTTAATTCCCGTATATGTAGGCATGGGGATAACCTGATTAATTTATGGTTGAGCTATTACGAATTTATATTATTAACTTGCATAGTACAATCATTAATACTTTTGGCAGAGAAATTATTTAAAATTTAGATTATGTATCGAATCAAGAAATAAATCTTTAGAGGTATAGACATTATAAGGGCTTATTGTCCAAAGATTAAATAATTATGTTGTTGAATAAAGCCGATGCAAAATGGTATGCGCGTAAGCTACCCGCACTAAGAAGCGTGAAGATTTAACTTGGTTAGGACTTACGCAGGCTTAAAAAATTAAAACTTCTTTCCAGTTACCGCTAACCAGTCCCCAGTCCCCAAAGCCTAAATATTTGGGAAAATGTGTAAGTTTTATGGGTATAAAATTGTGATGATTATAGGTAAACAACGCGATCGCGTCCTTGTTTTTTTGCCTGATAAAGAGCTTCGTCAGCCATAGCAATCAGCATGGTGGCTGAAGAATCCAGAGAAGGAATTGTGGTAGCAACTCCTAAACTCAGGGTGACATACTGGCTAACGACAGAATTAGCATGAAGAATTTTTAACTCTTGAACAAAAGAGCGGATTTCTTCTGCAACTCTCAGCGCACCTCTAAGGTCGGTATGGGGGAGAACAATGGCAAATTCTTCTCCCCCATAGCGAGCAGCTAAATCACGGGGGCGTTTAGCTGCTCGACTAATTGCTTTAGCTACTTGCTGCAAACAATAATCACCAGCTTGATGTCCGTAGGTATCGTTATATAGCTTAAAACAGTCAATATCACAGAGAATCAAAGATAAACATTGTTGCTCTCTCCTCAACCTCAGCCATTCTTGCTCAAGAGTTTGATCAAAACAGCGACGGTTCCCAATATTAGTCAAACTATCTGATGATGCTAAAGACTGTAACTCTTGGTTTGCTCCTTGTAACTTATGATAAAGTTCTGATTGTTTAATAGCGATCGCTACTTGTGTTGCTAAGGAAGAAAGTAAATTAATTTCTAATTGTTGCCATGATCGTGGCGCACTGCAATGGTGAGCAATCAGCAGTCCCCAAAGTTTTTCCCCTTGTAATATAGCGACTACCAATTTCGCTTTTACTTGTAACTCATGCAAAAATTCTACTAAGCAAGGTGCGATCGCATCTTTTTCCACATCGGCAATTGCTCTAATTCTGCCATCACAATAAAGTTGATGATATTCTTGGGGAAAAACTTCT from Oculatellaceae cyanobacterium includes these protein-coding regions:
- a CDS encoding WGxxGxxG family protein, which encodes MPSSVLSDITTYLAAGKNFSGCRRGESFNMKRTTLSKFVGAGVLSMGLAMGTLAMPSYAQTGSGTGTGTGTDTTTGTTQTTVDNTQQGDRDFDWGWLGLLGLLGLAGLAKKTNHEPTRYREPGEVNTGTGTGTRY
- the larC gene encoding nickel pincer cofactor biosynthesis protein LarC → MIKLAYLQCPTGIAGDMFLGALVDVGVPLEYLIEKLLCLGIESEYQLRAEKVYRNQQLATKVYVDLLRQHSHDHHHHSHGHRHLPEIEQLIQAANLPSRTAEWSLAIFRRLASSEGAVHGVAPEEVHFHEVGATDAIIDIVGTCLGLDWLGIEQLYCSALPTGGGTVKAAHGVLPVPVPAVLKLYESRQVPVYSNGIEKELVTPTGAAIAVTLATQFGYPPAMTIQCIGLGAGSRDLPIPNILQLWVGEAVSNSEMETKLDINRQSPHLETISVLETQIDDLSPQAIGYVFEALFAVGAVDVFTQPIGMKKSRPGVLLTVICHPEKLSACETVIFQETTTLGIRRFTQQRAILEREIQQVQTEYGLVRVKVAWSEHLGKKTIQNVQPEYEDCAELARVNQLPWREIHQIALNNFYSETIANTGLEKS
- a CDS encoding M48 family metallopeptidase, with amino-acid sequence MPTYTGIKSEAFRHPLDKEAEKALRNLPGFDVVARKFVEFVYEKPQFVFLMGNSIQVGPRQYPTIYHIFRECVRDLDIYPQPALFVAQNPLVNAQAIGQEQPCVILNSALLDLLDESEIRSVLAHELGHIKCGHTTLIQMARWLMEAAFFIGDLTFGIGNIFNRGLILAFYEWLRKAELSADRAALLVMDDVNPVMHSMMKMAGGSVRYAKECSLDEFKSQAQKYQELDEDSLNQIYKFLLYNNISQGVFTTHPFTVERIRHLQEWANSEEYRQIRQGNYQQTTTQAVNVTSEASPTDVEILKRQIEKLQQEINQIKSQSLDE
- a CDS encoding HetZ-related protein; its protein translation is MNTNTTNLLTETSTSNTDPQPLSVRETQMQNLTELLVEELRSQIGSASRMQSVASRIAMEVDRICSKSDRIQNSGEVRSWQISLARHRLQKCLSYYNLGSKQGRIELHSILSAIVYRYVSPPQSHLGFQARYSLIEDFMQEFYAESLKAFRRENQLPNNYTPRTLLELSEYMAFTDLYAKRRITLPNGYSQQLIVLRAQSFAKRQPAETAIDIEQAFESAKSEEGELQHRSPAMQQVRSQLVASTPDPTDAVLRDRVVSELLQYLESQGQSDCVDYLVLKMADLSVPEIDSILGLTPRERDYLQQRFKYHVEKFARASHWELVHQWLGAEIDQKLGMPTQQWQAFFEQLSSQQQQLLQLKQAQKSDDEIAKTLKWTVKQVQKRWSQLLELAWKTRNSEIQK
- a CDS encoding DUF6658 family protein; the encoded protein is MNKITNWFKNLRIGKVITVFLSAIILFVSTACGSTGVMAKTADQVRPEVPSESQTSRYKGGMNDFSDVDPRKDTSEAAAKTKGLIDNAESNVIDQSGSVGGNTKRILEKKAENARDFNKNIDRSTDKAKDKAQGTVEDFAQGTKKGTQNIKENTGNAVEGAKQAAPDTVNNGFNAAKKGLDKVSDSGKEIGQKVQAQDTVEDGSSAIHNKVKTNGR
- a CDS encoding MlaE family lipid ABC transporter permease subunit, translated to MSEKTSDFSLGIWFQRLLAAILLGGQVLIHVFTGKINRYNTLDQMAAVGPGSLLIAMLTALTVGMVFTIQVAREFISLGAGNAVGGVLALALTRELAPVLTAVIVAGRVGSAFAAEIGTMRVTEQIDALYILKTDPIDYLVIPRVIACCLMLPILTILSIIIGMSGGVFIATNLYDLSQKTFLDSARNFLDTWDLFSAVIKAFFFGSLISVIGCSWGLTTTGGAKGVGQSTTAAVVTSLLMIFISNFFLSWIMFQGTGSAITKGFS
- a CDS encoding L-threonylcarbamoyladenylate synthase, translating into MATLYTIHPDTPQTRRIEQIINALRNGAVMLYPTDTVYAIGCDINSKSAVERVRRIKQLSNDKPLTFLCHSLSNIAQYAQVSDAAYRLMKHLIPGPYTFLLPATKLVPKLVQNPKRKTTGIRVPNHPVCVALLNALENPIISTSAHLLDNDGNAPTLGMERVQLFDELDKLVDVIVDNGTEPAMEVSTILDLTSEEPVMVRKGLGWEEVMNWATPIGNL
- a CDS encoding DUF6658 family protein produces the protein MKQLSNLFKRVRLRQILSVFFVGFALFFTSACNSGNAVGARPENPPVQLGGANNPHKGDGDGYTNYKMSTDPSVGGKSSTKRDRADLQVISPQLIAANSDQLLYPGSGGNNSQNREITPGSAKVLQAPQIPAQPQPILKRSEPDADILERVGDTFKDASAFIKDKADEASARPEAKRNPALEK